One Streptomyces sp. V4I8 genomic window carries:
- a CDS encoding MFS transporter, with protein MNPRLTLASSVVGAVVVALDGTVLTIAQPTLQGDLDASFEQVQWTSTGYLIAVASLLVFAGRLGDRYGHHRLFGIGMLGFGAASAGIALAPGIGWVVGLRAVQGVFGALLQPATLGMLRAAFPPDRLRAPIAVRAAAIGVAAAAGPVVGGALVAGPGWRAVFLLNVVPALVLGLLALAVRPPHTAPPARLDLPGALLLAVTLACLVHALVALPGWALTAATAAVTGVAFVRHERRTASPLLPPDVIGSAAVGSALGMLVAASAALSGTLFVGTFLLQDTLGLDPFRSALVSLPLALLMVVAAPACAVLLRRAGARRTTVAAMAVLALGILVLSRASAVPVLCAGFALVGAGFGTVMVAATHVVVREAAVGSAGVAGGLQQTAMNVGPVLGVAAATALMGARGGSGLPLGVFAVLALAGVALGRWLPGRHAAPNDDHGQSTDRTRVPARR; from the coding sequence GTGAACCCGCGGCTCACGCTCGCGAGCAGCGTCGTCGGGGCCGTGGTCGTCGCGCTCGACGGCACCGTCCTGACCATCGCCCAGCCCACCCTGCAAGGCGACCTGGACGCCTCCTTCGAACAGGTCCAGTGGACCAGCACCGGCTATCTCATCGCCGTGGCAAGCCTGTTGGTGTTCGCCGGGCGCCTCGGTGACCGGTACGGGCACCATCGCCTCTTCGGTATCGGCATGCTCGGCTTCGGGGCCGCCTCGGCCGGTATCGCTCTGGCGCCCGGTATCGGCTGGGTGGTCGGGCTGCGGGCCGTGCAGGGCGTGTTCGGTGCGCTGTTGCAGCCGGCCACGCTCGGGATGCTGCGGGCCGCGTTCCCGCCCGACCGCCTGCGGGCGCCGATCGCCGTACGGGCCGCCGCGATCGGAGTGGCGGCCGCCGCCGGGCCGGTGGTGGGAGGTGCGCTGGTGGCGGGGCCGGGCTGGCGGGCCGTATTCCTGCTGAATGTCGTCCCCGCCCTCGTCCTCGGCCTGCTCGCCCTCGCCGTACGGCCCCCGCACACGGCCCCTCCCGCCCGGCTCGACCTGCCCGGAGCGCTCCTGCTCGCGGTGACCCTGGCCTGTCTGGTCCACGCCCTCGTCGCGCTGCCGGGGTGGGCCCTGACCGCCGCGACCGCCGCGGTCACCGGCGTGGCCTTCGTCCGGCACGAGCGCCGTACCGCGAGCCCGCTCCTGCCGCCCGACGTCATCGGGTCGGCGGCCGTCGGCTCGGCGCTCGGCATGCTGGTGGCCGCGTCGGCGGCATTGTCGGGCACGCTGTTCGTCGGCACGTTCCTGTTGCAGGACACGCTCGGCCTGGACCCGTTCCGCAGCGCCCTGGTCAGCCTGCCGCTGGCCCTGCTGATGGTGGTGGCGGCGCCCGCCTGCGCGGTGCTGCTGCGCCGGGCCGGGGCCCGCCGGACGACGGTGGCGGCGATGGCGGTCCTGGCGCTCGGGATCCTGGTCCTCTCCCGCGCGTCGGCCGTTCCTGTGCTGTGCGCCGGGTTCGCCCTGGTGGGGGCGGGGTTCGGCACGGTGATGGTGGCGGCGACCCATGTCGTCGTACGGGAGGCCGCCGTCGGGTCGGCCGGTGTGGCGGGCGGGCTGCAGCAGACCGCGATGAACGTCGGGCCGGTACTGGGCGTGGCCGCCGCGACCGCCCTCATGGGGGCGCGTGGCGGCTCCGGGCTGCCGCTCGGTGTCTTCGCCGTGCTTGCCCTGGCCGGTGTGGCCCTGGGCCGGTGGCTGCCGGGACGGCATGCCGCGCCGAACGACGATCATGGCCAATCGACGGACCGTACACGTGTTCCTGCGCGACGATGA
- a CDS encoding PPOX class F420-dependent oxidoreductase, whose product MTQDATQNALLGLLSEGHGGVLVTLKRDGRPQLSNVGHAYYPDERIIRVSITDDRAKTRNLRRDPRASYHVTSSDRRAYTVAEGTADLSPVANGPYDATVEELVRLYRDVLGEHPDWDDFRAAMVRDGRLVLRLRVERVYGIPKGANRG is encoded by the coding sequence ATGACTCAGGACGCCACTCAGAACGCACTGCTCGGGCTGCTTTCCGAGGGCCACGGCGGGGTGCTGGTCACCCTCAAGCGCGACGGCCGGCCGCAGCTGTCGAACGTCGGCCACGCCTACTACCCCGACGAGCGGATCATCCGCGTCTCGATCACCGACGACCGCGCCAAGACCCGCAACCTGCGCCGGGACCCCAGGGCGTCGTACCACGTCACGAGCTCCGACCGACGGGCGTACACCGTCGCCGAGGGCACGGCAGACCTGTCGCCGGTCGCGAATGGCCCGTACGACGCCACGGTCGAGGAGCTCGTCCGGCTCTATCGGGACGTCCTCGGCGAGCATCCCGACTGGGACGACTTCCGGGCGGCGATGGTCCGGGACGGTCGGCTGGTGCTGCGGCTGCGCGTGGAGCGGGTCTACGGCATCCCGAAGGGAGCCAATCGCGGCTGA
- a CDS encoding VOC family protein: MPVNGRSHIRIARPSRDLAAAERFWAEGLGLAVVWRAVGGPEPGEHDLLMLGWPDAGWHLELVHEPAHPVEPRPTEEDLLVVYVDGAVPDDLVARLERHGGKRVQSPNPYWNEWGVTIEDPDGYRLVLCRRAWSNA; this comes from the coding sequence ATGCCGGTCAACGGCCGCAGCCACATCCGTATCGCCCGCCCGTCCCGGGACCTCGCCGCGGCGGAGCGGTTCTGGGCCGAGGGGCTCGGACTCGCTGTCGTATGGCGGGCGGTGGGCGGCCCGGAACCGGGCGAGCACGACCTGTTGATGCTGGGCTGGCCGGACGCCGGCTGGCACCTGGAACTCGTCCACGAGCCCGCCCACCCGGTCGAACCCCGCCCGACCGAGGAGGACCTCCTCGTCGTCTACGTGGACGGTGCCGTGCCGGACGACCTGGTGGCCCGGCTGGAGCGGCACGGCGGCAAGCGGGTCCAGTCGCCCAATCCGTACTGGAACGAGTGGGGCGTCACGATCGAGGACCCGGACGGCTACCGGCTGGTGCTGTGCAGGAGGGCGTGGTCGAACGCGTAG
- a CDS encoding tyrosine-type recombinase/integrase: MARRAQDIYVEWRGGTCRVKWWNGEYHDDGRKRFESKGGFTDEDEAFQHGQDKLYEIRHGTHVKNRDGATLMSDWLDSWLAGLDHAHLTERNYRSIVETHIRPYFKKRNAAVADIDVMAYRAFRKHINSVLKPNTAKKVMTILGMILDDAVPRLIKVSPVERTRRRGKYTRKPKERKRDMMPEAVEQLAVNARTLLGEPGYVFIWTMAMTGMRPAELYGLTREYCYPNWPGADLRLNPDEQDRYEDDLERYGKGDGLMPAIRVERQVQYKGGSLTFMPPKYESYRTLVVPQFLAGMLEKLLESHDSKWVFPALEGGSLGVVNFDYRWWRPMADGADERKAKQARWNRPAIPAVPSFAGRRLYLLRHGAKAWLDEDGHSRYAVEARMGHELPGVEGTYSSVTVPMEQGIMKTLQERWERLQEKAGTQGA; encoded by the coding sequence ATGGCCAGACGCGCGCAGGACATCTACGTAGAGTGGCGGGGCGGCACCTGCCGCGTGAAGTGGTGGAACGGCGAGTACCACGACGACGGCCGTAAACGCTTCGAGTCCAAGGGCGGATTCACCGACGAGGATGAAGCCTTCCAGCACGGCCAGGACAAGCTGTACGAGATCCGCCACGGCACGCACGTCAAGAACCGCGACGGCGCGACCCTCATGTCCGACTGGCTTGACAGCTGGCTCGCCGGCCTGGACCACGCCCATCTGACGGAACGCAACTACCGGTCCATCGTCGAGACCCACATCCGCCCGTATTTCAAGAAACGGAACGCCGCGGTCGCCGACATCGACGTCATGGCCTACCGGGCATTCCGTAAGCACATCAACAGCGTGCTGAAGCCGAACACGGCGAAGAAGGTCATGACCATCCTCGGGATGATCCTCGATGACGCGGTGCCGAGGCTCATCAAGGTGTCCCCCGTCGAACGCACCCGACGCCGCGGCAAATACACGCGCAAGCCCAAGGAGCGTAAGCGGGACATGATGCCGGAAGCGGTCGAGCAGCTTGCGGTCAACGCCCGAACCTTGCTGGGTGAGCCGGGCTACGTGTTCATCTGGACGATGGCGATGACCGGGATGCGGCCCGCCGAGTTGTACGGGCTCACCCGCGAGTATTGCTATCCCAACTGGCCCGGCGCCGATCTGCGCCTGAACCCGGACGAGCAGGACCGCTACGAGGACGACCTGGAGCGGTACGGCAAGGGCGACGGGCTGATGCCGGCGATCCGTGTCGAGCGGCAGGTGCAGTACAAGGGCGGCTCGCTCACCTTCATGCCGCCAAAGTACGAGAGCTACCGCACGCTCGTGGTGCCTCAGTTCCTGGCCGGGATGCTGGAGAAGCTACTGGAAAGCCACGACAGCAAGTGGGTGTTCCCTGCCCTGGAGGGTGGCAGCCTCGGGGTGGTGAACTTCGACTACCGATGGTGGCGGCCGATGGCGGATGGCGCCGACGAGCGCAAGGCGAAGCAGGCCCGCTGGAACAGGCCCGCCATCCCTGCGGTGCCGTCGTTCGCCGGTAGGCGCCTGTACCTGCTGCGGCACGGGGCGAAGGCGTGGCTGGATGAGGACGGGCACAGTCGCTACGCGGTGGAGGCCCGGATGGGGCATGAGCTGCCGGGGGTCGAGGGGACGTACAGCAGCGTGACAGTGCCGATGGAGCAGGGCATCATGAAGACGTTGCAGGAGCGGTGGGAGCGTCTGCAGGAGAAGGCTGGGACTCAAGGCGCCTAG
- a CDS encoding multiprotein-bridging factor 1 family protein, whose product MAQTPTTYTVDGTAICTKRMSAGMEVQQLADLVGITANYLRKVERGVRTRMRPGPYQALRAALQATETELLAPNVDPPERK is encoded by the coding sequence GTGGCGCAAACCCCAACCACCTACACGGTGGACGGGACGGCTATCTGCACCAAGCGCATGTCCGCGGGGATGGAAGTCCAGCAGCTCGCCGACCTGGTCGGCATCACCGCCAACTACCTCCGAAAGGTGGAGCGCGGTGTCCGCACCCGCATGAGACCTGGCCCCTACCAGGCGCTCCGAGCCGCCCTGCAAGCGACCGAGACCGAACTCCTCGCCCCCAACGTGGACCCCCCAGAAAGGAAGTGA
- a CDS encoding helix-turn-helix domain-containing protein produces MATKQSPRTPTEPRDLNAPFFNLRETAWLLHCSYDTVRRAIKAGLLPCSQRVPGGVIVVTREDLDAYHRATRTVPIQGARRKPARAAA; encoded by the coding sequence GTGGCTACGAAGCAGTCCCCTCGGACCCCCACCGAGCCCCGGGACCTCAACGCGCCCTTCTTCAATCTGCGCGAAACCGCCTGGCTCCTGCACTGCAGCTACGACACGGTGCGACGCGCCATCAAGGCCGGCCTCCTGCCCTGCAGCCAGCGCGTTCCGGGCGGCGTCATCGTCGTCACCCGCGAAGACCTCGACGCCTACCACAGGGCGACCCGCACCGTGCCCATTCAAGGCGCCCGCCGCAAGCCGGCCCGCGCCGCCGCTTGA